A DNA window from Myxococcales bacterium contains the following coding sequences:
- a CDS encoding DUF4266 domain-containing protein: MIYFARACHVQPMPPHPTRVPLFPGVPLAAPAVFGALAGCTHVRPHERGALARPTMTAAVLTGAGEEHLHSAHEGATGGGGGGGGCN; this comes from the coding sequence GTGATCTATTTTGCCCGCGCGTGCCACGTCCAACCCATGCCGCCCCACCCAACCCGCGTGCCCCTCTTCCCCGGGGTTCCGCTCGCCGCGCCGGCCGTGTTCGGCGCGCTCGCCGGCTGCACGCACGTGCGACCCCACGAGCGCGGCGCGCTCGCGCGGCCGACGATGACCGCGGCCGTGCTCACGGGCGCGGGCGAGGAGCACCTGCACAGCGCGCATGAGGGCGCCACCGGCGGTGGCGGCGGCGGCGGCGGGTGCAACTGA
- a CDS encoding acyl-CoA dehydrogenase, producing MSNVQAINRYKADLREIYFLLFEQFKLGELLGKGPFEAWGEEEVRTSISEGYRWVREVTGPLNVVGDIEGCKLVDGRVVTPTGFKDAWTKLYEAGWKSMSVSPEFGGAGSPFSVQIVLEEFMSGANTAFNMYPGLAFGAGEVIAHFGTPEQKKLFAPRMFNGTWGGTMCLTEPQAGSDVGSATTSATKNADGSYSIKGTKIYISGGDHDLAANVVHLVLARVEGAPAGTKGLTLFIVPRVRTDEDGVLGQENDVRVTALEHKMGINGSATCVLTFGDSDGCIGRPVGGDAKLNQGMPQMFVMMNAARISVGVQGLSLASSAYLNALEYAKERKQGASMAHWKDPTAPRVPIIEHADVRRMLLDMKARVEGIRALGIKLTHHQDQVTFHKGTDDAKASYHQGQVDLLVPLMKAYGSDQGFRVCETAIQTYGGAGYTRDYPVEQYCRDAKILSIYEGTNHIQAMDLVGRKLGQAGGANFQAFMADVQKFVAANAGHATVGAEVKRLGSAAEAVAGSAMRLLMWFQSGNVSMVPLAANRFLEMMSELVLGWLLLDGAVIAEAAAKSVEAGHPDVAFYQGKVQAALFFARNILPGVAFKAELLGLEDKSAVDISDASFAVV from the coding sequence GTGTCGAACGTCCAAGCCATCAACCGCTACAAGGCCGACCTCCGCGAGATCTACTTTCTGCTGTTCGAGCAGTTCAAGCTGGGCGAGCTGCTCGGCAAGGGCCCGTTCGAGGCCTGGGGCGAGGAAGAGGTGCGCACCTCCATCAGCGAGGGCTACCGCTGGGTGCGCGAGGTCACGGGCCCGCTGAACGTCGTCGGCGACATCGAGGGCTGCAAGCTCGTGGACGGCCGCGTCGTGACCCCGACGGGGTTCAAGGACGCGTGGACCAAGCTCTACGAGGCCGGCTGGAAGTCGATGAGCGTCTCGCCCGAGTTCGGCGGCGCCGGCTCGCCCTTCAGCGTGCAGATCGTCCTCGAGGAGTTCATGTCGGGCGCGAACACCGCCTTCAACATGTACCCGGGGCTCGCGTTCGGCGCAGGCGAGGTCATCGCGCACTTCGGCACGCCCGAGCAGAAGAAGCTCTTCGCGCCGCGCATGTTCAACGGCACGTGGGGCGGCACCATGTGCCTCACGGAGCCTCAGGCGGGCAGCGACGTGGGCTCCGCCACGACGAGCGCCACGAAGAACGCCGACGGCAGCTACAGCATCAAGGGCACCAAAATCTACATCTCCGGCGGCGACCACGATCTCGCCGCGAACGTCGTGCACCTCGTGCTCGCCCGCGTCGAGGGGGCGCCGGCGGGCACGAAGGGGCTCACGCTGTTCATCGTGCCGCGCGTCCGCACCGACGAGGACGGCGTCCTCGGCCAGGAGAACGACGTCCGCGTCACGGCCCTCGAGCACAAGATGGGCATCAACGGCTCGGCCACCTGCGTGCTCACGTTCGGCGACTCCGACGGCTGCATCGGCCGGCCCGTGGGTGGCGACGCGAAGCTCAACCAGGGCATGCCGCAGATGTTCGTGATGATGAACGCCGCGCGCATCTCGGTGGGCGTGCAGGGCCTCTCGCTCGCGTCGTCGGCGTACCTGAACGCCCTCGAGTACGCGAAGGAGCGCAAGCAAGGCGCGAGCATGGCCCACTGGAAGGATCCGACGGCGCCGCGCGTGCCGATCATCGAGCACGCCGACGTGCGGCGCATGCTGCTCGACATGAAGGCGCGGGTCGAGGGCATCCGCGCGCTCGGCATCAAGCTCACCCACCACCAAGACCAGGTCACCTTCCACAAGGGCACGGACGACGCGAAGGCGAGCTACCACCAAGGTCAGGTCGACCTGCTCGTGCCGCTGATGAAGGCCTACGGGTCCGACCAGGGCTTCCGAGTGTGCGAGACCGCCATCCAGACGTACGGCGGCGCCGGCTACACGCGCGACTACCCGGTCGAGCAGTACTGCCGCGACGCCAAGATCCTCAGCATCTACGAGGGCACGAACCACATCCAGGCGATGGACCTCGTGGGCCGAAAGCTCGGCCAGGCGGGCGGCGCGAACTTCCAGGCCTTCATGGCCGACGTGCAGAAGTTCGTCGCGGCCAACGCGGGCCACGCCACCGTCGGCGCCGAAGTGAAGCGCCTCGGCTCCGCCGCTGAGGCGGTCGCGGGCTCGGCGATGCGGCTGCTCATGTGGTTCCAGTCGGGCAACGTCTCGATGGTCCCGCTGGCCGCGAACCGCTTCCTCGAGATGATGAGCGAGCTCGTCCTCGGGTGGCTGCTCCTCGACGGCGCGGTCATCGCGGAGGCCGCGGCGAAGTCGGTCGAGGCGGGCCACCCCGACGTGGCCTTCTACCAAGGCAAGGTGCAGGCCGCGCTCTTTTTCGCGCGCAATATCCTGCCCGGCGTGGCATTCAAGGCCGAGCTGCTCGGCCTCGAGGACAAGTCCGCGGTCGACATCTCCGACGCGTCCTTCGCGGTGGTCTGA